The DNA sequence GAGCTCTGTGCCTGCACTGGCGCACCTGCGCCCATCAGCACTGATCAAGGCGATGCAGATTTTCCCATGTTTTGGCAATGGAAGACCCACACAGTTCCTGATTAAGATGCCCTATTTGCATACTGGATGAGAAGGTGGTCAATTCATTCCACGTTGCCCCCTCTGTCCCTTATGAACAATGATCTTATTAATAAAAATTACCACTCCACTACTTGCAGAATGCCAGCAAATTAATTTGTGCATCATAAAACCTGTATGCAACATTGAGTAGGTTAAGCCTATGTtgtaaagaggggaaaaaaaccgcCCCCCAAACCTGTTTTGAAAAACTGGCAGTGTAAAGAAGGCAGCATTGGAAGTGTGTTTGATACATTGATAATCCTTTGTACCCTCCCCCTGAACTGACAGCTTCTATGTCCCTGACAGTACCAGGCTTTGTGCCATCAAGGCCATGACCACCATCAACACATCCGGAAAGCTACAAGCACTCCTGCTTAATCCAGATCTAAATTCCTGTCACATCACAGCTTCATTCCAGACATAACTCTGCTACAGGTGCCACAGCTGGAACCAAAATAGACAAAGATTGGCTAGGCTTAGTGTTAACTGTACACGCCTCAAACAACATTAGCCTAATCCCAAGAAAGCCCAATAACAGTCTGAGTTCATTATAAGTTTACTTAGGGGGAAACCATTACATCCAAGCCATTAAGAGTTTAAAAAGTCCATATATAATATCTCTATATATTTAAGAGTGAATCTGAATTGCCTGAGTAACAGCTGTCTGGCAAACGGGACATGATGGTGCttctttttcacagattttgttggCACATTCCATGCAGAATAGGTTGTGGCCACACGGAACCAGGGCAGCAATTACCTCATTTTCAAAGCATATCACACAGTCGTGCTTCCGTCTCAACTCTGGAGGGGAACTTGATGTAGAGCCACCATTGGAAGAAGAGTAGCTGTTGGTACCGTTAGAAAAAGCAGGGATGTAGATTGGAAGGCCAACCTGGTTGACGGTGCTGGGTGGATCGCTTCTTACTCTCCTTGCCAGCGGATGCTCTAGGGTTTCAGGAAACGTAGGTGACAGGCGAGGAGTGGATGGCTGACTCCCTCTCCGTGGAGCCTTCATGTTACTAGCAGGATCGCTACCAAAACTGGAGAGTGGGTTAACAGGTTCAAAAGGTGTCCAGATAGTTTGAGAAGGTGTTGGCAAGGAATCATATGCGGGACAGTCAACTGCAAGATCCTCTGCACCTACAGAAGGCAACGTTTCTCCAAACCAAAAATTGCCTGTACTGAACGGACTTGTTGGGCTGAAGTCAGCCAACCTATTGCTTCCAAAGTAAGAATCAGTGGAGCCACTTCCTAAAGAACTGGAGCTGTCATTTCTGTAATTAGAAATCATTCTGGTGCGGCTTGGAGGAGGTACTGGGTTGGAAGTAAGCCAGGCAGGTCCCAGGTTCCCTCCTTCAAAGCTCACATCTGTACCATTGTAATGAAAATCATTTTCTTCATTCAGTTCAATGTAGTTTCCAGTGCGCATGGCAATGTGCATTTCTATCTCTTCCCGCGCACGATCTACATTTTCAGGCATGCCGGTAACCTCAAAGACTGGCTCCTTGTCTCTACTGGGAGTAACTATGTAGGTATGAGTTTGCTGCTGAATTCTTTTGATCGTTGCACCTTTTGGGCCGACCACCAGCCCGACGACACGGTAAGGCACCCTGACTTGGACTGTGGTTTGGCCTGGCAAGTTGGGGTTACAAGACAGCCCTCCCAAAACGGGACCATTCTTGTTGCGGGATGCTCTTATCATGGAGAAGTGTTCAGCAGCGGAGAGAATTTCCCTTTTGGCCATGGTGACATCTTCTTTTCGTCCCGTGACAACAAACACTGGTTCTTCTCCACGGACAGGGGTCTTGATGTACGTATTTGTCTTAGCTCTCAATGCCTTTATTTTGCAACCTGTGTGGAGAAAATAAGATATAAAAGGTATTTTAGTGACGATTTCTGAACAAAAACAAGCGAGAACAAGCTTAGTTTCAGAATTGTTTTGTGCTGCCCCTTGGCTCCTTCCCGTTTATCTGATCCGTGAAAACAGAAGTCCTTACTTCTATTCTCATTTAATGACAGAAGAGGTTACATACAGTGCTATCACACCGAGTCCAACAAACAGTTTGGCTGAAAGAGAGTCAACACAACAAGTTGGTCCTGTAAATACATTCATTGGGCTTCAGCTCACAGAAACTTTAAGCAGCCTTCTTGCTCACACAGACTTGGTGGtctaaggggtggtggtggaaacagTGACATCTTTTGAAAAGCCTTTCCCTCTCTGGTTACTTGTACACAGCCACCTGCCCATCACAACAGGGCAGCAAATATTCTGTCAACTGTTTGTGCTATATGTGTAGGCTTTCTGAACTCCATGAAGTTCAGAAGAACATTTTAGTCTCACAATCACTTTATAGCCAAGATAGGTAGAAAGAGATGCTCAAAGAAGACAGCTCTTGCCTACCGAGTCATTGTTTGAGAAAAGGTCAAACTATGTAGTTTTTGGGCATCTCTAATGTAGTTTTTGGGTGGGTCTTGACCCAAAAGATGGGTCTGCAacccactgcacactgggtcTCAACTCACTAAAAGGgcgcaatccacagtttgagaaacacatatCGCTTTCTGAAAAAATATAtacaggaagtggaaggaaggTCAGTTAACTAAGGAATAGTTCACAAATATAGCTACATCCACAGAGAGGATGTCAGAAAG is a window from the Tiliqua scincoides isolate rTilSci1 chromosome 2, rTilSci1.hap2, whole genome shotgun sequence genome containing:
- the MEX3C gene encoding RNA-binding E3 ubiquitin-protein ligase MEX3C; amino-acid sequence: MPSRAPEEPPPLGERLAALGLREEPGAEGGGPGPGPGLELELEAPPGDRSPPAPPPALAALLPPPPGAALEAPEVAALFAPGDDAPCPGVMAALLSQAYGPAAGGAAAAAAGGPPGPALSGEQAALLRRKSVNTTECVPVPSSEHVAEIVGRQGCKIKALRAKTNTYIKTPVRGEEPVFVVTGRKEDVTMAKREILSAAEHFSMIRASRNKNGPVLGGLSCNPNLPGQTTVQVRVPYRVVGLVVGPKGATIKRIQQQTHTYIVTPSRDKEPVFEVTGMPENVDRAREEIEMHIAMRTGNYIELNEENDFHYNGTDVSFEGGNLGPAWLTSNPVPPPSRTRMISNYRNDSSSSLGSGSTDSYFGSNRLADFSPTSPFSTGNFWFGETLPSVGAEDLAVDCPAYDSLPTPSQTIWTPFEPVNPLSSFGSDPASNMKAPRRGSQPSTPRLSPTFPETLEHPLARRVRSDPPSTVNQVGLPIYIPAFSNGTNSYSSSNGGSTSSSPPELRRKHDCVICFENEVIAALVPCGHNLFCMECANKICEKEAPSCPVCQTAVTQAIQIHS